One part of the Arachidicoccus terrestris genome encodes these proteins:
- a CDS encoding GlxA family transcriptional regulator: MKHIVILVPPQTSILDVTGPLEVLSKANSCLASEGQSQPYYNIHLISTDGTTIVPTTSGMPVICEGGHAAVFYAIDTLIIAGRGVYNNIAPGEILEWIRAVAKKRPKTRIASVCAGAFILAQTGLLNGRRATTHWMLCEQMAATFPKIQVENDPIYIKDDNFYTSAGISTGIDLTLSLVEEDLGRDIAMEVARMLVLYLKRPGNQSQFSNMLKIQASDHVPIRQITQFIQENTDKDLSVERLAERMSMSGRNFSRIFTRETGMSPAKYIEKVRVEAARRRLEESNLSLDQIAQACGLAGANGLRRLFIRHLNTSPGLYRKNFTTRL; encoded by the coding sequence ATGAAACATATTGTCATACTGGTACCACCCCAAACCTCCATCTTAGATGTAACAGGGCCGCTGGAAGTATTGTCAAAAGCCAATAGCTGCCTGGCATCTGAAGGACAGTCCCAGCCTTACTATAATATTCATCTTATATCTACCGATGGGACAACGATTGTTCCGACAACCAGCGGTATGCCGGTCATTTGCGAGGGAGGACACGCTGCCGTATTCTATGCAATAGATACGCTTATCATCGCCGGGCGGGGTGTATACAACAACATTGCCCCGGGAGAGATTTTGGAGTGGATCAGGGCGGTAGCTAAAAAAAGACCGAAAACAAGAATAGCTTCCGTTTGCGCCGGCGCTTTTATTCTTGCCCAAACCGGGCTCCTGAACGGACGTCGGGCCACAACACACTGGATGTTATGCGAGCAAATGGCCGCCACTTTTCCGAAGATACAGGTTGAAAATGATCCTATTTATATTAAAGATGACAATTTCTACACCTCTGCGGGCATTTCCACCGGCATTGATTTGACGCTGAGCTTGGTGGAAGAAGACCTGGGAAGGGATATCGCGATGGAGGTGGCCCGTATGTTAGTATTATATCTGAAAAGACCTGGTAATCAGTCACAGTTTAGTAATATGCTGAAAATCCAGGCAAGCGATCATGTGCCTATCCGGCAAATCACCCAGTTTATCCAGGAAAATACCGATAAAGATTTGTCGGTGGAAAGGCTTGCAGAAAGAATGTCCATGAGTGGCAGAAATTTCTCACGCATTTTTACCAGGGAAACAGGTATGTCTCCTGCCAAATACATTGAGAAAGTCAGGGTCGAAGCGGCGCGGCGCCGGTTAGAAGAAAGCAATTTAAGCCTGGATCAAATTGCCCAGGCATGTGGGCTGGCAGGAGCAAATGGACTACGCAGACTCTTTATACGCCATTTGAATACCAGCCCGGGGCTTTATCGAAAAAATTTTACAACACGGCTATAA
- the arr gene encoding NAD(+)--rifampin ADP-ribosyltransferase produces the protein MASDFKGKIYDQGPFYHGTKAALQIGDLLTPGGRSNYKSDLIMNHIYFTALVNGAGLAAALATGEGVQHVYIVEPTGSFENDPNVTDKKFPGNPTRSYRSLEPLRIIGEVADWKRVTAQELQQWNKKLSGSKGEIIN, from the coding sequence ATGGCCAGTGACTTTAAAGGTAAGATATATGATCAGGGCCCTTTTTACCATGGGACAAAAGCAGCTTTGCAAATAGGGGATTTGCTGACGCCGGGAGGCAGGTCTAATTATAAGAGCGATCTTATAATGAATCATATTTATTTTACGGCCTTGGTCAACGGTGCCGGACTGGCGGCAGCGTTAGCGACAGGAGAGGGTGTGCAGCATGTCTATATTGTTGAACCTACTGGCAGTTTTGAAAATGATCCGAATGTTACGGATAAGAAATTCCCGGGCAATCCAACGCGTTCCTATCGAAGCCTCGAGCCGTTAAGAATTATCGGAGAAGTGGCAGACTGGAAAAGAGTGACAGCACAAGAGCTTCAGCAATGGAATAAAAAGCTGTCCGGAAGCAAAGGCGAAATTATCAATTGA